The following proteins are co-located in the Methylomonas sp. 11b genome:
- the prmB gene encoding 50S ribosomal protein L3 N(5)-glutamine methyltransferase, producing MNLTGPDVITTLSSIRDYIRWAASRFAEHRVFLGHGTVTPLDEAAAIVLHTLHLPYDLDHSYLDSVLTMAERQAVVALIERRIVERKPSAYLTHEAIFAGLSFYVDERVLVPRSPIAELIAERFEPWVEETQVFNILDLCTGSACIAIACAYAFPDALVDAVELSDDALAVAQINIEKHELEEQVQLYQSDLFNELPAKPYDIIVSNPPYVAIAEWESLPAEFHAEPEMGFTGGEHGLDLVLRILVDAKRYLAEQGILIIEVGSSAETLQEMFPDVPFQWLEFERGGDGVFLLTAAQVSLYHSHFRSAL from the coding sequence ATGAATTTAACAGGCCCGGATGTTATCACAACCCTCAGCAGCATCAGAGACTATATTCGCTGGGCTGCCAGCCGTTTTGCCGAACATCGGGTTTTTCTAGGACACGGCACTGTCACGCCTTTGGATGAAGCAGCGGCCATTGTGTTGCATACCTTGCATCTGCCTTACGATTTGGATCATAGCTATTTGGATTCGGTACTGACTATGGCCGAACGGCAGGCGGTGGTGGCATTGATCGAACGCCGCATCGTCGAACGTAAACCCTCAGCCTATTTAACCCACGAAGCGATATTTGCCGGCCTGTCGTTTTATGTCGATGAACGGGTCTTGGTGCCGCGCTCGCCCATCGCCGAATTAATCGCCGAACGCTTCGAGCCCTGGGTTGAAGAAACACAGGTGTTCAATATCCTGGATTTATGCACCGGCAGCGCCTGTATCGCTATCGCTTGCGCTTATGCCTTCCCGGATGCACTAGTGGACGCGGTGGAATTGTCGGATGATGCCTTGGCGGTAGCGCAGATCAATATTGAAAAACATGAACTGGAAGAACAGGTCCAGCTTTATCAATCCGATTTATTCAACGAGTTGCCGGCAAAGCCTTACGATATCATCGTCAGCAATCCGCCCTATGTCGCCATCGCCGAATGGGAAAGTCTGCCCGCTGAGTTTCACGCCGAACCCGAGATGGGTTTTACCGGCGGCGAACATGGCCTGGATCTGGTGTTGCGGATTTTGGTTGATGCCAAACGTTATCTGGCGGAGCAGGGCATCTTGATCATCGAAGTGGGCAGCAGCGCCGAAACCTTGCAGGAAATGTTTCCCGACGTGCCGTTCCAATGGCTGGAATTCGAACGTGGCGGCGACGGCGTGTTTTTACTGACTGCCGCACAAGTCTCTCTCTATCACTCACACTTTCGCAGCGCGTTATAA
- a CDS encoding HDOD domain-containing protein has translation MTEAHSQALSAKLAKNRLYQDCFKYMQSDSLALPTIPDVSVKIRRAINEPNANSNKIARVVQIDPSITARLVKISNSPLYRGRRKIESCPEALTRLGLKAAQDIITAFALKAVFNAKSPVIRRKMQDLWAHSSYVAAISAVFAHKTPGFDPDRAMLAGLIHDIGVVPILAYADRQPEILANPGDLAEAVRELRSPIGVQIVRKWDFPSDFEDVIIHAENWHRDSGEQACYSDIVMISQLHSFIGKIDIKQMPKLDELPAYKKLAKGNLDADLSINILDQAKDEIEHIRQMLS, from the coding sequence ATGACCGAGGCCCATTCTCAAGCGCTATCCGCCAAACTGGCAAAAAATCGTCTGTATCAAGATTGCTTTAAATATATGCAATCCGATTCCTTGGCGTTACCGACCATCCCGGATGTCTCGGTAAAAATCCGCCGGGCGATCAACGAACCCAACGCCAACAGCAACAAAATCGCCAGAGTCGTGCAAATCGACCCCAGCATTACCGCGCGCTTGGTAAAAATCTCCAATAGTCCGCTATACCGAGGCCGGCGCAAGATCGAGAGCTGCCCGGAGGCCTTGACCCGCTTGGGTTTAAAAGCCGCGCAGGACATCATTACCGCCTTCGCGTTAAAAGCGGTGTTCAACGCCAAATCCCCGGTGATCCGCCGCAAGATGCAAGATCTTTGGGCCCATAGCAGTTACGTAGCGGCGATCAGCGCGGTGTTTGCTCACAAAACCCCCGGTTTCGATCCGGATCGGGCCATGTTGGCCGGCTTGATTCACGACATAGGTGTGGTGCCGATTCTGGCTTATGCCGACCGGCAACCGGAGATTTTAGCCAATCCGGGCGATCTGGCCGAAGCGGTAAGGGAATTGCGCAGCCCGATAGGCGTGCAAATCGTCCGCAAATGGGATTTTCCCAGCGACTTTGAAGACGTGATCATTCATGCCGAAAACTGGCACCGCGACAGCGGCGAACAGGCCTGTTACAGCGACATAGTCATGATCTCGCAATTGCACAGCTTTATTGGCAAGATAGACATCAAACAAATGCCCAAGCTGGACGAATTACCGGCGTATAAAAAACTGGCTAAAGGCAATCTGGACGCGGATTTAAGCATCAATATCCTCGATCAGGCAAAGGATGAGATCGAGCATATCCGACAAATGTTGAGCTAA
- the creD gene encoding cell envelope integrity protein CreD → MQKKLWQKICIMFGLTLVLLIPIGMIKNLVGERAERQQQAVNDIAASSAGPQQLFGPLLVVPYTERWTEIIETKQDGEPQREQIERVDNRLLYFLPEHLNIAGELATETKQRGLFKVRSYVLNVSIKGDMKLPGGYGNPKPLHNGQISFGTPYASVVLADMRGVLEAPGVEWGGKQYAFEQGAELPMPQANGMHVTLDAPPVEFGAINIPFAFTLKIRGIESLDFIPAGKQTRVELSSAWQHPSFYGRFLPDPQTQQVGESGFHALWSVDALASNVAENLYKCQAISCYDSFGIRLMEPINVYSLSDRASKYGFLFVCLTFAAIFLFEILKNLAIHPAQYALVGLALAMFFLLLLSLSEHLDFVLAYLIASAACVALIGFYLSAVLRSAKRGIAAGALLGGLFGSLYGLLESEDNALMLGSLLMFALLALAMVTTRRLDWYGLSQSGADNSAII, encoded by the coding sequence ATGCAAAAAAAACTCTGGCAAAAGATCTGCATAATGTTCGGTCTGACTTTGGTACTGCTGATACCGATAGGCATGATAAAAAATCTGGTTGGCGAACGCGCCGAGCGCCAACAACAGGCGGTAAACGACATTGCCGCCAGCTCGGCCGGGCCGCAGCAATTGTTCGGCCCCTTACTGGTAGTACCTTACACCGAACGCTGGACCGAAATTATCGAAACCAAACAGGACGGCGAACCCCAACGCGAGCAAATCGAACGTGTCGATAATCGTCTGCTGTATTTTCTACCGGAGCATTTGAATATTGCCGGCGAACTGGCCACGGAAACCAAACAGCGTGGCCTGTTTAAAGTGCGCTCTTACGTGCTGAATGTCAGTATCAAGGGCGACATGAAGTTGCCTGGCGGTTACGGTAACCCCAAGCCGCTGCATAACGGCCAGATCAGTTTCGGCACACCTTATGCCAGCGTCGTATTGGCGGATATGCGCGGCGTATTGGAAGCACCTGGCGTGGAATGGGGCGGCAAGCAGTATGCATTCGAACAAGGTGCTGAATTACCGATGCCCCAAGCCAACGGCATGCACGTAACACTGGATGCGCCGCCAGTCGAGTTCGGCGCTATCAATATACCGTTTGCATTCACGCTAAAAATACGCGGCATCGAATCGTTGGATTTTATTCCGGCCGGCAAGCAAACCCGCGTGGAGCTATCCTCCGCCTGGCAGCATCCCAGCTTTTACGGCCGATTTCTGCCGGATCCACAAACCCAGCAAGTTGGCGAGAGCGGTTTTCATGCGCTATGGTCGGTCGATGCACTGGCATCAAATGTCGCCGAAAACCTATACAAGTGTCAGGCTATCAGTTGTTACGACAGCTTCGGGATCCGCTTGATGGAGCCGATCAATGTCTATTCCTTGTCTGATAGGGCCAGCAAATACGGTTTTCTGTTCGTCTGCCTGACTTTTGCGGCGATATTTCTGTTCGAAATTCTGAAAAATCTGGCGATTCATCCTGCCCAATACGCATTGGTCGGTTTGGCTTTAGCGATGTTTTTCCTGCTGCTGTTGAGTTTGTCCGAGCATCTGGATTTTGTACTGGCTTATCTAATCGCCAGCGCCGCTTGCGTGGCATTGATCGGCTTCTACCTCAGCGCGGTGCTGCGCAGCGCAAAACGCGGTATTGCCGCCGGCGCCTTACTCGGGGGCTTGTTCGGTAGTTTGTATGGCTTGTTGGAATCAGAGGATAACGCGCTGATGCTGGGGTCTTTACTGATGTTTGCATTGTTGGCCCTAGCCATGGTTACCACGCGGCGCCTTGATTGGTATGGACTGAGTCAATCCGGTGCCGATAACTCGGCAATCATTTAA
- a CDS encoding metal-dependent hydrolase: MIVAHLPAGYIVSTLLFHRFEKYGASRLIFLRAGLLGSIAPDLDMIYFYGFDHRAHPHHSYFSHFPSVWLLLLTLAILGFQHCKQKKLALLALIFTGNGMLHMLLDYISTNIYWLAPFVNRPFALITVPSVYEDWWLNFLLHRSFVLEILIVIWATCLWCRRRLARHELVE; encoded by the coding sequence ATGATTGTTGCTCATCTCCCAGCCGGCTATATAGTATCGACACTGCTGTTTCACAGATTCGAGAAATATGGGGCGTCCAGGCTAATTTTTCTGCGTGCCGGCTTATTGGGCAGTATCGCCCCTGATCTGGATATGATTTATTTTTATGGTTTCGATCACCGCGCGCACCCGCACCATAGCTATTTCAGTCACTTTCCTAGCGTTTGGCTGCTGTTATTAACATTGGCCATACTTGGTTTTCAGCATTGTAAGCAGAAGAAACTGGCGTTGTTGGCGCTAATTTTTACCGGAAACGGTATGTTGCATATGTTGCTGGATTACATCTCGACCAATATCTACTGGCTGGCCCCATTCGTAAACAGGCCTTTTGCTTTAATTACGGTGCCCAGTGTCTACGAGGATTGGTGGCTAAACTTTCTACTGCACAGATCCTTTGTGCTGGAAATTTTGATTGTGATTTGGGCAACCTGTTTATGGTGTAGACGTCGGTTAGCTAGACACGAATTAGTCGAATAA
- a CDS encoding PhzF family phenazine biosynthesis protein — protein MNYQYYIADVFTDQIFNGAQIAVLPKADGLNAEKMAKIAKELNLSETVFLFHKADDDKHRRMRIFSPLGEINFAGHPIIAAAYVLAISGDVVLTEPLTKLEFEQNIGIIQVNLSSQDGQPGLVQFSRSVDSIIDRFAPSDDEICSFLGLQLSELDHKKYSPRLVSCGFPYLVVPVWSVESVRKARFNYAAWAQSAAPQTAAQEILLFCPKSSSPEADFNARLLGPNIGIHADPPVGSAIPAFCCYLCSFEHTQKGTHTFAVERGDQNTRRSLIQLEMDNKGLENLTIRVGGQAVLFAEGTIHLPD, from the coding sequence GTGAACTACCAATATTACATCGCTGATGTCTTTACCGACCAGATTTTCAACGGTGCGCAAATAGCGGTATTGCCGAAGGCAGACGGCTTGAATGCCGAAAAAATGGCTAAAATCGCCAAGGAATTGAATCTGTCGGAAACGGTATTTCTGTTTCACAAGGCCGATGACGACAAGCATCGGCGGATGCGAATATTTTCGCCTTTAGGCGAAATCAATTTTGCCGGCCATCCGATTATTGCCGCAGCCTATGTGTTGGCTATTTCCGGCGATGTGGTATTAACCGAACCGCTCACTAAACTTGAGTTCGAACAAAATATCGGCATTATTCAAGTCAATCTGTCCAGTCAGGATGGTCAGCCGGGCTTGGTGCAATTTAGCCGTAGCGTTGATTCGATTATCGACCGCTTCGCGCCCAGTGACGATGAAATATGTAGTTTTCTGGGCTTGCAGTTGTCGGAACTGGATCATAAAAAGTATTCGCCACGCTTGGTGTCGTGCGGGTTTCCTTATTTAGTGGTGCCGGTTTGGAGCGTCGAATCGGTGCGTAAGGCGCGTTTTAACTACGCGGCGTGGGCGCAATCGGCCGCCCCACAAACCGCGGCGCAGGAAATCTTGTTGTTTTGCCCAAAATCATCAAGCCCGGAAGCGGATTTCAATGCGCGATTGCTGGGGCCCAATATCGGCATCCATGCCGATCCACCGGTCGGCAGCGCGATACCGGCATTTTGTTGTTATTTGTGCTCGTTCGAACACACCCAAAAAGGTACCCACACTTTCGCGGTCGAACGCGGCGATCAAAACACTCGCCGCAGCCTGATTCAATTGGAAATGGACAACAAAGGCCTGGAGAACTTGACCATCAGAGTCGGTGGGCAAGCCGTGTTGTTTGCCGAGGGAACGATCCATCTTCCGGATTAA
- the nirD gene encoding nitrite reductase small subunit NirD, whose translation MSTWIDVCGIDDLQADSGVCALVKGKQIAIFYLQRRQEVYAIGNFDPFSEANVLSRGMIGDIGGEPMVASPMYKQHFHLGTGVCFEDAGVSVPAYPVRLENGRVAVMLASPPLQQKSPSLAVCEME comes from the coding sequence ATGAGTACGTGGATAGATGTGTGCGGCATCGACGATTTGCAAGCCGATTCCGGGGTGTGTGCCTTAGTAAAAGGCAAACAAATCGCGATTTTTTACCTGCAACGCCGGCAGGAAGTCTATGCAATCGGTAACTTCGACCCGTTTAGCGAGGCCAATGTCCTATCGCGAGGTATGATAGGCGATATCGGTGGCGAACCGATGGTCGCATCGCCGATGTATAAGCAACATTTCCATCTAGGTACCGGTGTGTGCTTTGAAGATGCCGGCGTTAGCGTACCGGCCTATCCGGTACGCTTGGAAAACGGCAGAGTCGCCGTCATGCTGGCCTCGCCGCCGCTGCAACAAAAATCGCCGTCTTTGGCTGTCTGTGAAATGGAGTAA
- the nirB gene encoding nitrite reductase large subunit NirB: protein MNMKQTLVVIGNGMVGQNFLAGLVASNAKDRYRIVTFCEEPRAAYDRVHLSEYFSGKTAADLSLVEDGFFAEHGIEIYLGDKAASIDRERKQVTSAKGVIVDYDKLVLATGSYPFVPPVPGHERPQCLVYRTIEDLEAMKTAAAKSKVGVVIGGGLLGLEAAKALKDLGLDTHVVEFAPRLMAVQLDDGGGAMLKRKIEALDVKVHLNKNTTLIDDGAECLHKMNFADGETLETDIVLFSAGIRPRDDIARDCGLDVGPRGGIVIDNQCRTSDANIYAIGECALWNGQIFGLVAPGYAMARTVVADLAGEAASFTGADMSTKLKLMGVDVASIGDAHAKTQGAMVYTYQNGASEIYKRLVVSPDQKRLLGAVLVGEASAYSTLLQYCLNGIELPEHPDSLILPQLSGESVGLGPDALPASAQICSCYDVSKGQICSAIEAGCTTLGGLKAETKAGTGCGGCSALLKSVLDCELTKLGVEVSTDICEHFPHTRQDLYNLVMVEEIKTFDELLDKHGKGLGCEVCKQAVGSILASHWNDYILKTEHIGLQDTNDIFLANMQKDGTYSVVPRVAGGEITPDMLIAIGQVGKKYQLYTKITGGQRVDLFGARVEQLPAIWQELIDAGFESGHAYGKSLRTVKSCVGSTWCRYGVDDSVGLAIELENRYKGLRAPHKIKFGVSGCTRECAEAQGKDIGVIATENGWNLYVCGNGGMKPRHADLFATNLDKETLIKYIDRVLIFYVRTANRMQRTSVWMDNMEGGLDYLKSVVIEDRLGIGAQLEGQMQHVIDTYQCEWKTTLADEQRLKRFRHFVNSDQADDNVVFVEERGQVRPANPQERKHFKLIEEAA from the coding sequence ATGAATATGAAACAAACCCTGGTTGTTATCGGCAACGGTATGGTAGGCCAGAATTTTCTGGCTGGATTGGTCGCCAGCAACGCGAAAGATCGTTATAGGATTGTCACATTCTGCGAAGAGCCCAGAGCCGCTTACGACAGGGTGCATTTGTCAGAATATTTTTCTGGGAAAACGGCTGCCGATTTATCCTTGGTGGAAGACGGTTTCTTCGCAGAGCACGGCATCGAGATTTATTTAGGCGACAAGGCGGCCAGTATCGACCGGGAGCGCAAGCAAGTCACCTCTGCCAAAGGTGTGATAGTCGATTATGACAAACTGGTATTGGCGACCGGTTCTTATCCTTTCGTACCGCCGGTGCCAGGGCATGAAAGACCGCAATGTCTGGTGTATCGGACCATCGAAGATTTGGAAGCGATGAAAACGGCGGCTGCCAAATCCAAAGTCGGCGTGGTCATCGGCGGCGGTTTGCTGGGCCTGGAAGCCGCCAAAGCGTTAAAGGATTTAGGGCTTGATACCCATGTGGTCGAATTCGCGCCGCGTTTGATGGCCGTGCAACTCGATGATGGCGGCGGGGCGATGTTGAAGCGCAAGATTGAAGCGTTGGACGTTAAGGTACATTTAAACAAAAACACCACGCTGATCGACGACGGCGCGGAGTGCCTGCACAAAATGAATTTTGCGGACGGGGAAACCTTGGAAACCGACATCGTGTTGTTCTCCGCCGGCATCCGGCCACGCGACGACATTGCCCGCGACTGCGGCTTGGATGTCGGGCCGCGCGGCGGTATCGTCATCGACAATCAATGCCGCACCTCCGATGCCAATATTTACGCAATAGGCGAATGTGCATTATGGAATGGCCAGATCTTCGGTTTGGTCGCGCCCGGTTATGCGATGGCGCGTACCGTCGTCGCCGATTTAGCCGGCGAAGCGGCCAGTTTTACCGGTGCCGACATGAGCACCAAACTTAAACTGATGGGTGTCGATGTGGCCAGTATCGGCGATGCGCATGCCAAGACCCAAGGCGCCATGGTGTATACCTATCAAAACGGTGCCAGCGAAATCTATAAACGTCTGGTGGTCAGCCCAGACCAGAAACGCCTGTTGGGTGCGGTTTTGGTTGGGGAAGCTTCCGCTTACAGTACTTTGTTGCAATATTGTTTGAACGGCATAGAACTACCGGAGCATCCGGATTCTTTGATTCTGCCCCAACTTTCCGGCGAATCAGTTGGACTGGGGCCGGATGCCTTACCCGCCTCGGCTCAGATTTGCTCTTGTTACGATGTCAGCAAGGGTCAAATTTGCAGCGCAATCGAAGCCGGTTGCACTACGCTGGGCGGCCTGAAAGCCGAGACCAAGGCCGGCACCGGTTGCGGCGGCTGTTCGGCTTTGTTGAAGTCAGTATTGGATTGCGAATTGACCAAGCTCGGCGTGGAAGTCAGCACCGATATTTGCGAGCATTTTCCGCATACTCGCCAGGATTTGTACAACCTGGTGATGGTCGAGGAAATCAAAACTTTCGACGAATTGCTGGATAAGCACGGCAAGGGCCTGGGCTGCGAAGTGTGCAAGCAGGCGGTCGGTTCTATCCTGGCTTCACATTGGAACGACTACATCCTGAAAACAGAACATATCGGTTTGCAGGATACCAACGACATCTTCCTGGCCAATATGCAAAAAGACGGTACTTATTCGGTGGTGCCGCGGGTCGCCGGCGGGGAAATCACCCCGGATATGCTGATCGCTATAGGCCAAGTCGGCAAAAAATATCAGCTGTACACCAAAATCACTGGCGGCCAGCGCGTGGATTTGTTTGGCGCCCGCGTCGAGCAATTACCGGCGATATGGCAAGAGTTGATCGACGCCGGTTTCGAATCCGGTCATGCTTACGGCAAATCCTTGCGCACGGTGAAATCCTGTGTCGGTAGCACCTGGTGCCGGTACGGTGTCGATGACAGCGTCGGTTTGGCAATAGAACTGGAAAATCGCTACAAAGGCTTGCGCGCCCCGCATAAAATCAAGTTCGGCGTGTCGGGTTGCACCCGTGAATGTGCGGAAGCGCAAGGCAAAGACATCGGCGTGATTGCTACCGAGAACGGCTGGAATTTATATGTGTGCGGCAACGGCGGTATGAAACCGCGTCACGCCGATTTGTTTGCCACCAATCTGGATAAAGAGACATTAATCAAGTACATCGACCGGGTGTTGATTTTTTATGTCCGCACCGCCAATCGGATGCAGCGCACCTCGGTATGGATGGACAATATGGAAGGCGGGTTGGACTATTTGAAATCGGTAGTCATAGAAGATCGGCTAGGTATAGGCGCGCAATTGGAAGGGCAGATGCAGCATGTTATCGATACCTATCAGTGCGAATGGAAAACTACCTTGGCCGACGAGCAACGGCTGAAACGCTTCCGGCATTTCGTCAACAGCGATCAAGCCGACGACAACGTGGTGTTTGTCGAGGAGCGCGGCCAAGTTAGGCCCGCCAACCCGCAAGAACGTAAACATTTCAAATTGATCGAGGAGGCGGCATAA
- a CDS encoding MFS transporter, translated as MSFTPFKLLSMRGKTKVLHMSWIAFFISFVIWFNHASLLVLIQQDLGISETQIEILLLLNVALTIPARVITGMLVDRFGAKISYSVLLAVCSIPCFMFAMAENFTELAWSRFLLGFIGAGFVVGVRIIGDWFPASQVGTAEGIYAGWGNFGSAVAAIFLPGLAFYFGAEHGWRSAIALTGVIALIYSVIYYFSVENLPPEIAALKTRRPMAMEVTSIRDLFLYMLSLVPLYATISLLAWKLSTPATPVLTEGWNLAIHAVVWLLFLIHVFQLVNNNADRLSQPIASIHHYQYRQVFILAIAYLVTFGSKLAVLSMLPMFFFKTFNETQGTSMLDAGFLASSFVVTNVIARPAGGWLSDKIGRKLSLYLFVAGLAGGYCLMAMISAQWTILATVAVTLLCSIFMQAAEGAIFAFVPLIKRAITGEVAGIVGAYGNAGAIVYLILLTFVSTGQFFLILGLSCFLLLGLIYYLEEPKNYITEIMPDGSLLKIALD; from the coding sequence ATGTCTTTTACGCCTTTTAAATTACTATCCATGCGCGGCAAGACCAAAGTGCTGCACATGAGCTGGATCGCGTTTTTCATCAGCTTTGTTATTTGGTTCAATCATGCGTCTTTATTAGTACTGATCCAGCAAGATCTGGGAATCAGCGAAACCCAAATCGAAATCCTGTTATTGCTGAACGTGGCCCTGACCATTCCGGCTCGGGTTATTACCGGTATGTTGGTAGATAGATTCGGCGCAAAAATCAGCTACAGCGTGTTACTGGCGGTATGCAGCATCCCCTGCTTCATGTTCGCGATGGCGGAAAATTTCACCGAACTGGCCTGGTCGCGATTTTTATTGGGCTTTATCGGCGCCGGCTTTGTGGTGGGCGTGCGCATCATCGGCGACTGGTTTCCGGCCAGCCAAGTCGGCACTGCGGAAGGTATTTACGCCGGCTGGGGCAATTTCGGTTCGGCGGTTGCGGCGATTTTCCTGCCGGGCCTGGCGTTTTATTTCGGCGCCGAACACGGCTGGCGTTCGGCGATTGCCTTAACCGGTGTGATCGCGCTGATTTATTCGGTCATCTATTACTTCAGCGTGGAAAACCTGCCGCCGGAAATTGCCGCACTAAAAACCCGCCGGCCAATGGCAATGGAAGTCACTAGCATCCGCGATTTGTTTTTATACATGCTGAGTCTGGTGCCCCTGTACGCGACCATCTCCTTGTTAGCGTGGAAACTGTCTACGCCGGCCACACCAGTCCTCACCGAAGGCTGGAATCTGGCTATTCATGCAGTCGTCTGGCTACTGTTCCTGATCCACGTCTTTCAATTGGTCAACAACAACGCCGACCGCCTCAGCCAACCGATTGCCAGCATCCATCATTATCAGTACCGGCAGGTATTCATTCTGGCGATAGCCTATCTGGTTACCTTCGGCTCCAAACTGGCCGTTTTATCAATGCTGCCAATGTTTTTCTTTAAGACATTCAACGAAACCCAAGGCACCAGTATGTTGGATGCCGGGTTCCTGGCTTCCAGTTTCGTGGTGACCAATGTCATCGCCCGGCCGGCCGGCGGCTGGCTTAGCGACAAGATTGGCCGCAAACTGTCCCTATATTTATTCGTGGCCGGCCTGGCCGGCGGCTATTGTTTGATGGCGATGATTTCCGCGCAATGGACTATCCTCGCAACCGTAGCGGTTACCTTGCTTTGTTCGATATTCATGCAAGCGGCGGAAGGCGCGATATTCGCGTTCGTCCCCTTGATCAAACGCGCCATCACCGGCGAAGTGGCCGGCATCGTCGGCGCTTACGGCAACGCCGGCGCCATCGTCTATTTGATTTTGCTGACCTTCGTCTCCACCGGGCAATTTTTCTTAATCTTGGGCCTGTCCTGTTTCCTGTTATTGGGTTTGATTTACTATCTGGAAGAGCCGAAAAACTACATCACCGAAATCATGCCTGACGGCTCTTTGCTGAAAATCGCCCTGGATTGA
- a CDS encoding ANTAR domain-containing response regulator encodes MAALNVLVVDEFDSEPLLETSLRQHGCEVVTLKLKELDMMQIVQTLNPDVVVLNLYAPNEAVLRTIVDINQNCSLPVVIFAEDQQTETINKVIKAGVSAYIVDGLDPKRIKAIIDIAIARFKEQQALKDELKKTKTQLEDRKLVDRAKAILIKSQGYTEDQAYHALRKLAMDRNIAIGEMAKNVISMAELFNK; translated from the coding sequence ATGGCAGCGCTTAATGTCTTGGTCGTCGATGAATTCGACAGCGAACCCTTGCTGGAAACCAGCTTGCGCCAGCACGGCTGTGAGGTGGTAACCTTGAAACTTAAAGAACTGGACATGATGCAAATTGTCCAGACCCTGAACCCCGACGTGGTGGTCTTGAATTTGTACGCCCCTAACGAGGCTGTGTTGCGGACCATCGTCGATATCAACCAAAACTGCTCACTGCCGGTTGTGATCTTCGCCGAGGATCAACAAACCGAGACTATCAACAAGGTTATCAAAGCCGGCGTCAGCGCCTATATAGTCGATGGCCTGGATCCGAAACGCATCAAGGCCATCATCGACATCGCCATAGCGCGTTTCAAGGAGCAACAAGCCTTAAAAGACGAATTGAAAAAAACCAAGACTCAACTGGAAGACCGCAAACTAGTAGATCGCGCCAAGGCGATTTTAATCAAATCCCAAGGCTACACGGAAGACCAGGCTTATCACGCCTTGCGCAAACTAGCGATGGACCGCAACATCGCCATCGGTGAAATGGCCAAGAACGTGATTTCGATGGCGGAGTTGTTTAATAAGTAG